Part of the Mycobacteriales bacterium genome is shown below.
AATACCGCGTCCGACATCGGTGTGACGCCCTCGGCCGTCCGGGTCGGGATCGTGGCGAGCCTGACCAGTCCGTTGGGCGGCGAGGCGTTCTCCGGACCGATGTACGGCGCGCGGGCGTTCTTCGACGCACTCAACGCACGCGGCGGGGTGCACGGGCGGCGGGTGCAGGTCAGTGTCTGTGACGACGGGTCGAGCGGTTCGGGGAACCAGTCGTGCGTGCACCACCTGATCGACGACACGAAGGTGTTCGCGCTCACCGCGACGACGTCGCTGGACTATGCGGGAGCGCCGTACGTCGACGCCAAGGGAGTGCCGGACGTCGGTGGACAGCCGGTCGGCAACGCCTACGACCAGTACCGGCACCTTTATTCGATCTACGGCAGTAACGAGCCGCGCGAGGGGACGGTCGGCTTCGGCGGCGTGCTCTACGGCGGCACGGAGGTCTACCGATATTTCAAGGCGAAGCTCGG
Proteins encoded:
- a CDS encoding ABC transporter substrate-binding protein, giving the protein MRRRRGLVVPAGVALVVAALVVAGCGTRLPASAFASQRGSGSAASSRQASGSPGNTASDIGVTPSAVRVGIVASLTSPLGGEAFSGPMYGARAFFDALNARGGVHGRRVQVSVCDDGSSGSGNQSCVHHLIDDTKVFALTATTSLDYAGAPYVDAKGVPDVGGQPVGNAYDQYRHLYSIYGSNEPREGTVGFGGVLYGGTEVYRYFKAKLGARTAGVVYYNQADSQRFASLTMKSLAVEGYRVVPEQVDFALPNFDSAALDMKARGVDVVFDALDSSGNVDLCRSMDNEALKVKAKVTTVQNWNSSVRTDFAA